From one Zhongshania sp. R06B22 genomic stretch:
- a CDS encoding queuosine precursor transporter, translating to MLKNVLSDKATRLFIVLGGFFVANAILAELVGVKIFSLEHSLGIPPLNFNAFGIDGLAFNLTTGVLLWPFVFVLTDLINEYYGKRGVRLLSYLTSGLIIYAFAMVFIGIHLTPADFWPQSHINPSLPLEEQAALRSQVGDYNAAFKLVFGQGLWIIIGSLIAFLIGQIIDITVFQRVKQITGEGMIWLRATGSTLISQFIDSFVVLFIAFYIGADWSLQLVLAIGVVNYIYKFLMAILLTPLLYAVHYVIERYLGAEKAAAMKHEAMLEP from the coding sequence GTGCTAAAAAATGTACTTAGTGATAAAGCCACCAGACTTTTCATTGTGCTCGGGGGCTTTTTTGTTGCCAATGCGATACTCGCAGAATTAGTTGGCGTTAAAATTTTCTCGCTAGAACATAGCCTCGGTATTCCCCCTCTAAATTTCAATGCATTCGGTATAGATGGACTGGCGTTTAATTTGACGACAGGGGTTTTACTGTGGCCCTTTGTGTTTGTGCTGACCGATTTGATTAACGAATACTATGGCAAACGCGGGGTTCGCTTACTCTCGTATTTAACATCGGGGCTCATCATATATGCCTTCGCCATGGTCTTTATTGGCATACACCTCACACCTGCCGACTTCTGGCCCCAATCTCATATCAACCCAAGCCTGCCTTTAGAGGAGCAAGCGGCACTGCGCAGCCAAGTTGGCGATTACAACGCCGCCTTTAAGTTAGTCTTTGGCCAGGGCCTCTGGATTATCATCGGCTCATTGATTGCTTTCCTCATTGGCCAAATTATTGATATCACCGTCTTTCAGCGCGTGAAGCAAATCACCGGCGAAGGCATGATATGGCTGCGGGCAACCGGTTCCACCCTAATCAGCCAATTCATTGATAGCTTTGTGGTGTTGTTTATTGCCTTTTACATTGGTGCCGACTGGAGCCTACAGCTGGTGCTGGCCATTGGTGTGGTAAATTATATTTATAAGTTTCTAATGGCAATATTACTGACGCCACTGCTGTACGCAGTGCACTACGTCATTGAAAGATACCTAGGCGCTGAAAAGGCCGCGGCAATGAAACATGAGGCGATGTTAGAACCGTAG
- a CDS encoding SDR family oxidoreductase, giving the protein MSAQSLAPLFVISGASQGIGAAIAVCFANAGFPLRLALVARNKTALEQVAGNCGAAAEVRCYAVDVSDEQQVNDFSLALQRDMGDVAVLINNAGSWHGAAIQDMTAADFDHVIAVNVRSTFLLSRMVLPSMLARQSGDIFNMSSTAGFEGYAGVSAYCAAKHAVSGFTKALREEVRGKGIRVSCVSPGPTYSPSWQASGVAKAQLMPAEDVARAFLDIYRMDRNVVVEDIVLRPQAGHITS; this is encoded by the coding sequence ATGTCTGCACAATCTTTAGCGCCTCTCTTTGTTATCAGTGGGGCCTCTCAAGGCATTGGTGCCGCCATTGCCGTGTGTTTTGCAAACGCAGGTTTTCCGCTGCGCTTGGCCTTGGTGGCGAGAAATAAGACCGCACTGGAGCAGGTGGCAGGCAATTGCGGCGCTGCCGCTGAGGTGCGGTGCTACGCGGTTGATGTTAGCGATGAGCAGCAAGTAAACGATTTTTCACTGGCATTGCAGCGCGATATGGGCGACGTCGCGGTGTTGATTAATAATGCCGGTAGTTGGCATGGCGCGGCTATTCAGGATATGACGGCAGCAGATTTCGACCATGTTATTGCGGTAAACGTGCGCAGTACATTTCTATTGAGCCGAATGGTATTGCCAAGCATGTTAGCGCGGCAGTCGGGTGATATTTTTAATATGTCATCAACTGCTGGCTTTGAAGGCTATGCTGGCGTGTCAGCCTATTGTGCGGCTAAACATGCGGTGAGCGGGTTTACGAAAGCACTGCGCGAAGAAGTACGAGGCAAAGGTATTCGCGTTTCATGTGTTTCTCCGGGGCCGACGTACTCGCCATCTTGGCAGGCATCTGGTGTTGCTAAGGCGCAGTTAATGCCCGCTGAAGATGTGGCTCGCGCCTTTTTAGATATCTATCGCATGGACCGCAATGTGGTGGTGGAAGATATTGTCTTGCGGCCTCAGGCGGGGCACATCACGAGTTAA
- the nadC gene encoding carboxylating nicotinate-nucleotide diphosphorylase — MQFSDALQRDITETVRFALAEDIGSGDITAQLIPANHTATARIITREAAVICGVNWVNEVFQQIDNSVTITWHIADGDYVAANSILFELNGPARSLLTGERTALNFLQLLSGTATLCKQYSDLVAHTKVRLLDTRKTIPGLRTAQKYAVSCGGCHNHRIGLYDAFLIKENHIAACGGIGAAIATARDIAPLKPIEVEVESLTELEIALNSDADIIMLDNFSLDDMREGVAITAGRAKLEASGNVSTQTLAAIAETGVDFISIGALTKHAQAIDLSMRFI, encoded by the coding sequence ATGCAATTTTCAGATGCTTTGCAGCGCGACATCACTGAGACCGTGCGTTTCGCGCTTGCAGAGGATATCGGTAGCGGTGACATTACAGCCCAACTTATCCCCGCCAACCACACCGCGACCGCACGCATTATTACCCGCGAAGCCGCCGTTATTTGCGGCGTTAATTGGGTCAACGAAGTTTTTCAACAGATTGATAACTCGGTCACAATTACCTGGCATATCGCAGACGGCGACTATGTTGCCGCCAACAGTATTTTATTTGAGTTAAACGGCCCGGCTCGCTCGCTGTTGACTGGCGAGCGCACCGCCCTAAATTTCCTACAATTACTGTCGGGTACGGCCACCCTCTGCAAGCAATACTCAGATTTGGTCGCTCACACCAAAGTAAGGTTGTTGGATACTCGAAAAACCATACCGGGATTGCGAACAGCACAAAAGTACGCGGTGAGCTGCGGGGGCTGCCACAATCACAGAATTGGCTTATATGACGCCTTTCTAATTAAAGAGAATCACATTGCCGCCTGCGGTGGTATCGGTGCAGCGATTGCTACAGCTAGAGATATTGCGCCACTAAAACCCATAGAAGTTGAAGTAGAGAGTCTCACTGAACTAGAGATTGCACTGAATAGCGACGCCGACATTATTATGCTCGACAACTTCAGTCTCGACGATATGCGTGAAGGTGTAGCCATCACTGCAGGCCGCGCTAAGTTGGAAGCCTCCGGCAATGTTAGCACCCAAACATTAGCGGCAATCGCAGAAACCGGTGTCGATTTTATTTCAATTGGCGCACTAACAAAACATGCCCAAGCCATAGATCTGTCTATGCGCTTTATTTAA
- the lipA gene encoding lipoyl synthase codes for MKSETDSAVGLVSKAAAKKVVQGEKLRGAEKVARIPIKVIPTIELPTKPSWIRVKMSTGPEVGRIKRILRKHKLASVCEEAACPNLGECFSAGTATFMIMGEICTRRCPFCDVAHGRPNALAENEPRELAEAIAEMKLKYVVVTSVDRDDLRDGGAQHFADCIRETRALSPEVRIEILVPDFRGRMDVALDILEKEAPDVFNHNLESVPSLYKKIRPGSDYQWSLDLLKKYKERRPDVLTKSGLMLGLGETAEELIQVMKDMRAHDIDMITMGQYLQPSRDHLAVERFVTPEEFDEFGRIANELGFKSVASGPLVRSSYHADKQVDFSLLKSM; via the coding sequence ATGAAATCAGAAACTGACAGCGCCGTAGGCCTGGTATCGAAGGCCGCTGCTAAAAAAGTGGTTCAGGGTGAGAAATTGCGTGGTGCGGAGAAAGTAGCACGTATTCCGATTAAAGTGATTCCGACGATTGAATTGCCCACTAAGCCATCTTGGATACGCGTCAAAATGTCGACCGGTCCTGAAGTGGGTCGGATTAAACGTATCCTTCGCAAACATAAACTGGCCTCGGTATGCGAAGAGGCTGCCTGCCCAAATTTGGGCGAGTGTTTTAGCGCGGGTACCGCCACCTTCATGATTATGGGCGAAATTTGTACCCGTCGCTGTCCCTTTTGCGATGTCGCTCACGGTCGTCCCAATGCCTTAGCAGAGAACGAGCCGCGCGAGCTCGCTGAAGCCATCGCCGAAATGAAATTAAAATATGTGGTGGTGACATCTGTGGACCGCGATGATTTACGCGACGGCGGCGCCCAGCATTTTGCCGACTGCATTCGTGAAACCCGCGCCCTCAGTCCTGAGGTTCGGATTGAAATTTTGGTGCCAGATTTTCGTGGCCGAATGGATGTGGCGCTAGATATTTTAGAGAAAGAAGCGCCTGACGTGTTTAATCACAATCTTGAGTCGGTACCGAGTCTGTATAAAAAAATACGCCCTGGCTCGGATTACCAGTGGTCTTTAGATTTGCTTAAAAAATACAAAGAGCGGCGTCCTGATGTATTGACCAAATCTGGTCTGATGTTGGGCTTGGGCGAAACCGCGGAAGAGCTGATCCAAGTAATGAAAGATATGCGTGCCCATGATATCGACATGATTACCATGGGCCAATATTTGCAACCCAGCCGTGATCATTTGGCGGTTGAGCGCTTTGTGACGCCGGAAGAGTTCGACGAGTTTGGCCGAATTGCCAACGAACTTGGTTTTAAAAGCGTTGCCAGCGGTCCGCTGGTTCGCTCTTCTTACCATGCTGACAAGCAAGTCGACTTTAGCTTGTTAAAGTCGATGTAG